A DNA window from Eptesicus fuscus isolate TK198812 chromosome 8, DD_ASM_mEF_20220401, whole genome shotgun sequence contains the following coding sequences:
- the TSC22D1 gene encoding TSC22 domain family protein 1 isoform X1, producing the protein MHQPPESAAAATAADVSARKMAHPALFPRRGSGGASALNAAGTGAGSNATSSEDFPPPSLLQPPPPAASCALGPQPPPPQSLNLLSQAQLQTPPLAPGGTQMKKKSGFQITSVTPAQISASMSSNNSIAEDTESYDDLDESHTEDLSSSEILDVSLSRATDLGEPERSSSEETLNNFQEAETPGAVSPNQPHLPQPHLPHLPQQNVVINGNAHPHHLHHHHHVHHGHHLHHGHHHPSHAAVASTSIPGGPPPSPLSRKLSTTGSSDSVVPAAPTSAVSSGGSPASVMTNIHAPSTAGSIGINSAAGTNTVNNVNIAAVGSFNPNVTSSVLDNANINTSNIPSAVSGSVGPGVHSSVNVNILSGMGNGTLSSSAVVNSVPNAAAGMTAGSVSSQQQQPTVNTSRFRVVKLDASSEPFKKGRWTCTEFYEKENAVPVTEGVVINKVVETVKQNPVEVTSERESTSGSSVSSSVSTLSHYTESVGSGEMGAPTAVVQPQPQPQPALQGVALQQMDFSSPGPQSIPAVSVPQNVSQPQISQVQLPSQELSYQQKQGVPPVPLQATISAAPGLQPSPVNVGVTSALGQQPSISSLAQPQLPYSQTAPPVQAPLPGAPPQQLQYGQQPMVSTQMAPGHGKPVTQIPTSEYVQQQPILQTAVPSGQPSSAGVGGGTTLIPMVQPQSIQLPVQPPAVQAQPAGASGQPVGQVQTAVSAVPTGSQVASVVQQANVPTAMQQVSSQVTPSVVQQGAPPSSQIIPPAQTAVIHQGIQTSASSLPQQLVIAPQSTLLTVPPQPQGVESVAQGVVSQQLPAVSPVPSASSISVTNQVSSAGPSAMPSVPTNLVPPQNIAQTPATQNGSVVQSVSQPPLIATNINLPLAQQISLSSQFSAQSLAQAIGSQIEDARRPAEPSLVGLPQTISGDSGGMSAVSDGSSSSLAASASLFPLKVLPLTTPLVDGEDESSSGASVVAIDNKIEQAMDLVKSHLMYAVREEVEVLKEQIKELIEKNSQLEQENNLLKTLASPEQLAQFQAQLQTGSPPATTQPQGTTQPPAQPASQGSGPTA; encoded by the coding sequence ATGCATCAGCCGCCTGAGTCCGCCGCCGCCGCGACCGCTGCAGACGTGAGCGCTAGGAAGATGGCGCACCCGGCACTGTTCCCTAGAAGGGGCAGCGGCGGCGCCTCTGCCCTCAATGCAGCAGGTACCGGCGCCGGTAGTAATGCCACATCTTCCGAGGATTTTCCGCCCCCGTCGCTGCTCCAGCCGCCACCGCCTGCAGCATCTTGTGCGCTGGGACCGCAGCCTCCGCCTCCACAAAGCCTGAACCTCCTTTCGCAGGCTCAGCTGCAGACACCGCCTCTCGCACCAGGCGGAactcaaatgaaaaagaaaagtggcTTCCAGATCACTAGCGTTACCCCGGCTCAGATCTCTGCCAGCATGAGCTCTAACAACAGTATAGCCGAGGACACGGAGAGCTATGATGATTTGGATGAATCTCACACGGAAGACCTGTCGTCTTCAGAGATCCTTGATGTGTCGCTCTCCAGGGCTACTGACTTAGGAGAACCTGAACGCAGCTCCTCCGAAGAGACACTGAATAACTTCCAGGAAGCCGAGACACCTGGGGCAGTCTCTCCCAACCAGCCCCACCTTCCTCAGCCTCATTTGCCTCACCTTCCACAGCAGAATGTTGTGATCAACGGGAATGCTCATCcacaccacctccatcaccaccatcacgtTCATCACGGGCACCACCTCCACCACGGGCACCACCATCCTTCCCATGCTGCTGTGGCCAGTACATCCATTCCTGGAGGGCCACCCCCAAGCCCACTATCCAGAAAGCTCTCTACAACTGGAAGCTCTGACAGTGTTGTACCAGCGGCACCAACTTCTGCTGTATCATCGGGTGGCTCACCTGCATCTGTAATGACTAACATCCATGCTCCCAGTACTGCCGGCAGTATAGGTATAAATTCTGCCGCTGGCACGAATACAGTGAATAATGTTAACATTGCTGCTGTGGGTAGTTTTAATCCTAATGTGACAAGCAGCGTGCTTGATAACGCTAACATAAATACAAGCAATATTCCTAGTGCTGTTAGCGGGAGTGTTGGGCCTGGAGTTCACAGCAGTGTTAATGTGAATATCTTAAGTGGCATGGGCAATGGTACTCTTTCTTCCTCGGCTGTTGTTAACAGTGTCCCTAATGCAGCTGCAGGGATGACTGCGGGATCCGTTTCAAGTCAGCAGCAACAACCAACAGTTAACACTTCAAGGTTCAGAGTTGTGAAGTTAGATGCTAGTTCTGAACCCTTCAAGAAAGGTAGATGGACTTGCACGGAGttctatgaaaaagaaaatgctgtACCTGTTACAGAAGGTGTGGTTATAAATAAGGTGGtggaaactgtaaaacaaaaccCAGTAGAAGTGACTTCTGAGAGGGAGAGCACCAGTGGGAGTTCGGTGAGCAGTAGTGTCAGCACACTGAGTCACTACACGGAAAGTGTGGGCAGCGGAGAGATGGGAGCCCCGACTGCGGTGgtgcagccgcagccgcagccacAACCAGCTCTTCAAGGTGTGGCCCTTCAGCAGATGGATTTCAGTAGCCCCGGTCCACAGAGTATTCCGGCAGTTAGTGTACCACAGAACGTCTCTCAGCCACAGATCTCACAAGTACAATTACCGTCTCAAGAACTGAGCTATCAGCAAAAGCAAGGTGTTCCGCCAGTACCTCTACAAGCCACTATCAGTGCTGCACCTGGTCTCCAACCATCACCTGTTAATGTGGGGGTAACTTCAGCTTTAGGTCAGCAGCCTTCCATTTCTAGTTTggctcaaccccaactgccatATTCTCAGACGGCTCCTCCTGTGCAAGCTCCCCTTCCAGGGGCACCACCCCAGCAGTTACAATATGGACAGCAACCGATGGTTTCCACACAGATGGCTCCAGGTCATGGTAAACCAGTGACTCAGATTCCTACTTCGGAGTATGTGCAGCAGCAGCCGATTCTTCAAACAGCAGTGCCCTCTGGTCAGCCCAGTTCtgcaggagtgggaggaggaaccACGTTGATTCCTATGGTTCAGCCACAGAGTATCCAGTTGCCAGTGCAGCCCCCAGCAGTCCAAGCACAACCTGCAGGGGCATCGGGCCAGCCTGTTGGCCAGGTTCAAACGGCAGTATCTGCTGTACCTACTGGCAGTCAAGTTGCAAGTGTTGTTCAACAAGCAAACGTACCCACTGCAATGCAGCAGGTCTCTTCCCAAGTCACACCTTCAGTTGTTCAGCAAGGTGCTCCTCCATCTTCACAAATAATTCCACCTGCTCAAACTGCGGTTATTCATCAGGGAATTCAAACTAGTGCTTCAAGCCTTCCTCAACAATTGGTCATTGCACCCCAAAGTACATTGTTAACTGTGCCTCCCCAGCCACAAGGAGTAGAATCAGTAGCTCAAGGAGTTGTCTCACAGCAGTTGCCTGCAGTTAGTCCTGTACCCTCTGCTAGTAGTATTTCTGTTACAAATCAGGTTAGTTCAGCTGGTCCTTCTGCGATGCCTTCTGTTCCAACAAACTTGGTTCCACCACAGAATATAGCACAAACCCCTGCCACTCAAAATGGTAGTGTGGTTCAAAGTGTTAGTCAACCTCCCTTGATAGCAACTAATATAAATTTGCCTTTGGCACAACAGATATCACTAAGTTCTCAGTTCTCTGCACAATCATTAGCTCAGGCAATTGGAAGCCAAATTGAAGATGCCAGGCGCCCAGCGGAACCCTCTTTAGTTGGCTTACCTCAGACTATCAGTGGTGACAGTGGGGGAATGTCAGCAGTTTCAGATGGGAGTAGCAGCAGCCTAGCAGCCTCTGCTTCTCTTTTCCCGTTGAAGGTGCTACCGCTGACGACACCCCTGGTGGATGGAGAGGATGAGAG
- the LOC129150086 gene encoding basic proline-rich protein-like — MPTFSGRLGSYRNPSSRCPGGGRSKTLPIALHGGSAERVSPSPRRPRRRRRRRRRAASSVSLKPALRAPQSPLGPPPTPRGPFQTPWARGGCSGRKRWPRLVEPRRRGSERGGGGAPATASRVPVPRSPPPPPPPRHESGFLRAWRSPPRGPRRTWAPPRPPRRRMPQRRELRGPPKAGGSSRWALPFVWCSGGCHAVPRPSPGGGRPAAQTLPRFAVNCPGSPGWVPGAGVPGRRPDLRGEAAWLRPLTDLHRWSSSPAGHGFSLHCPGCSPHRFDLRKSGGLGRVAARGP; from the exons ATGCCCACCTTCTCCGGACGACTCGGAAGCTACCGCAACCCCTCCTCCCGCTGCCCTGGCGGCGGCCGCAGCAAAACCCTCCCGATCGCGCTGCACGGAGGCAGCGCGGAGCGAGTGTCGCCTTCCCCTCGCCGCccccggcgccgccgccgccgccgccggcgagCAGCGAGCTCAGTGTCGCTCAAACCTGCCCTCCGGGCCCCGCAGTCCCCGCTCGGccctccccccacgccccgcGGACCCTTTCAAACCCCCTGGGCTCGCGGTGGCTGCTCCGGGAGGAAACGCTGGCCAAGGCTGGTGGAGCCGCGGCGACGAGGCTCCgagcggggcggcggcggggcgccCG CAACAGCATCACGAGTTCCAGTTCCCAggagcccgccgccgccgccgccgccacgacATGAGTCAGGCTTTCTTCGCGCGTGGCGGAGCCCTCCTCGCGGACCCCGCCGCACCTGGGCTCCGCCCCGGCCCCCTCGCAGGAGGATGCCCCAGCGCCGGGAGCTGCGGGGTCCGCCGAAGGCCGGTGGCTCCTCTCGCTGGGCGCTGCCTTTTGTGTGGTGCAGTGGCGGCTGCCATGCGGTCCCTCGCCCTTCGCCCGGCGGGGGCCGGCCCGCCGCGCAGACGCTGCCGCGGTTCGCGGTTAACTGCCCGGGCTCCCCCGGGTGGGTTCCCGGAGCTGGCGTGCCTGGCAGACGCCCTGACCTGCGGGGAGAAGCCGCCTGGCTCCGGCCGCTCACCGACCTCCACAGGTGGAGCTCCTCTCCGGCCGGGCACGGCTTTTCACTGCATTGTCCCGGCTGCAGCCCCCACCGGTTTGACTTAAGGAAAAGCGGAGGCCTAGGCAGGGTGGCCGCCCGGGGTCCGTGA